The nucleotide window CGCTTTCCAGCCAGAAGCCGAAGACACAATGCTGCTTAAAGGCAGCCATTGAACATAAATTCTTTCCCTTGTAAATAAAGTGTGGAAAGCTCCATTTCATAGCTTCGCCTGCCTCCGGGCAAAACTCGTGTACTGTTTCCCGTATATATTCCAAAACGGGCTGTGCGAAGGGTTGCGCATTTTGAATGTAGGCATCAACTTTTGAATCGGATTCATACATGTCTTTAATTCTATGAGTAGAGTTTTACGGTTTCATTCACAACATACCGAACCTGATCCGGCCGGCCGCGGTCATTCTTGGGCTGGTCCTTATAGCTTCCTGTTCTCACAATGACCATGTTATGTTCGGGAACAATAATAACATACTGTCCCTGCAAACCCAGCAGGAAATAGTGTTTTACGGGATTGTCGTTGTTAATCCAGACGCCCAGTCCATAAATCCCGGCAGAAGCCGGTGTAGGGGTAATCATCTCCTGCACAAAATCCTCATTCAGCACCTGTATTCCGTTCGCCCTTCCTTTGTTCAGCATCATGAGTCCGAGTTTTGCAAAGTCGCGTGGCACCGCGTGGATGCAGCAAAAGGTTTTTTCCATACCGCTGTTGTCGGTGGTCCATTCCGCAGGCTGTTCCATTCCGAGCGGCTTCCATATTTTTTCGGAAAGATAATTGGCAACAGAAGTGTTTACCGCTTTTCTCAGTGCGAAGCCCAACAGTTGCGTGGAACCACTCTGATATTCAAACCGTTTTCCGGGTGCCTGCTTGAATCCCTGTGAATGAATAGCCTGCTCCAGACTGTTGCCATAGTAGGCTCTCGCATTTGGAGCCAGCGGATTTTTATAATCTTCATTCCAGTTCAGTCCGGATTCCATAGCGGCCAGGTGCCTCAGAGTAAGGTCGCGTCCGTACTGCGTATCTTTATAATTATCATAAAAATCAGTGAATTTACTGTCCAGGCTTTCAATTTTGCCTTCTTCCAAGGCCTTGCCGGTAAGCATTACAGCAACTGTCTTGGCCATGGAGAAGGAGTTGGACCGGGTATTTTCGTCATACCCCATCCAGTACTGTTCATGAAGGAGTTTGCCGTCCTTCACAACCAGAAATGATACCGTCTTCGATTCTTCAAGACTTTTCAAAAGATTTTGGGGCAGCGGTTTTTTATTATATTTCTCATCCTTTAGCCAGGGAACCGGCTTGCCGGAGGCTACGGTATTGCTTGGAAAAAGCTTTAGATCATCTATGGTCGCACTTTTTTCGCCGCGAAAATAGGTTTTCGCGATTCCCTTAAAAAGATAACCGTAATCAAATAGGTAAACGGCGGCTATGGTTCCGGCGGCCACGGCAGCGGCGCCAGTCAGGATTTTTTTCAAGATGAGGTTGTTTCAGACAAATTTAGATAAAAAAAGTTCCGAAAATTGCGGAACCCTCATTGTTTTTTCACCCGGAAACAGTCGGTTAGATCTTGCTAAGAAGGTTTCTGAAATTAGTCTTCTCGTCGATGATCCGGCGCAAATCTGCCACCGGAACTCTTTCCTGCTGCATCGTATCGCGGTCTCTAAGTGTTACTGTGTGGTCAGTAAGCGTGTCGTGGTCAATCGTGATACAGAACGGCGTACCTATCGCGTCCTGACGGCGGTAACGCTTACCGATACTGTCCTTATCTTCATAAATCATATTGAAATCGAATTTCAGGTCATTAAAGATTTTCTCACCATATTCACCAAGGCCGTCTTTCTTCATCAAAGGTAAGATAGCCGCTTTTACCGGAGCCAGCGCCGGCGGAAGTGAAAGAACTGTTCTTTCCGAACCGTCTTCCAAAACTTCCTCTTTCAGTGAGTTTGAGAAAACCGCCAGGAACAAACGGTCCAGACCAACCGAAGTTTCTACTACATAGGGAATGTAATTCTCGTTTCTTTCGGAATCAAAATACTGCAGTTTTCTGCCGGAATGCTGCTCATGCGCTTTCAGATCGAAATCGGTTCTGGAGTGAATTCCTTCCAGTTCCTTAAATCCGAACGGGAATTTGAATTCAATATCAGCCGCGGCATTTGCGTAATGCGCCAGCTTTTCGTGGTCATGGAATTTATAGTTATCTGCGCCCAGACCTAAAGCCAGGTGCCAATTCAAACGTTTCTGTTTCCATTCTTCGTAAAAACCGAGTTCAGTTCCCGGTGGTACGAAGAACTGCATTTCCATCTGTTCGAATTCGCGCATTCTGAAGATGAACTGTCTCGCAACAATCTCATTTCTAAAGGCTTTGCCAATCTGTGCAATGCCGAATGGAAGTTTATGCCGTGACGTTTTCTGAACGTTCAGGAAGTTCACGAAAATTCCCTGCGCCGTTTCAGGTCTTAAGTATAAATCAGTGGCAGAATCTGCGGAAGCGCCTAATTTGGTTCCGAACATTAAATTGAACTGGCGCACATCTGTCCAGTTTTTGGAACCTGTATCCGGATCAGCGATCTCAAGTTCCTCAATCAAAGCTTTTACATCCGCCAAATCTTCATTTTCCAATGATTTCGCCATTCTGGAAAGAATTGTTTTCTGCTTTTCGCGGTATTCCAGAACACGACCGTTCGTGGTTTCAAATTCGTTCTTGTCGAAAGCATCACCAAATCTTTTTGCGGCCTTATCAATTTCTTTCTGTGCTTTTTCTTCAAGTTTCGCACAATAATCTTCCAGCAAAACATCGGCTCTGAAACGTTTTTTAGAGTCCTTATTATCGATCAAAGGATCATTGAAAGCATCCACGTGGCCGGAGGCTTTCCATATTGTGGGATGCATGAAGATCGCGGAGTCAATACCCACGATATTTTCATTCATCTGCACCATGGCCTTCCACCAATACTGTTTGATGTTGTTTTTCAGTTCCGTACCGTTCTGTCCGTAATCGTAAATTGCTGAAAGTCCGTCATATATCTCACTGGATGGGAATATAAAACCATATTCTTTCGCATGTGAAATCAGTTTCTTGAAAACATCTTCCTGTTTGGCCATGATTATTAATTATTTGGCGCAAAAATAGGGAATTATTTCTGTTTGACCGGCGTCGGACATGAGGGATCCTAACCTTTTACGAATGAAAAAGACGGGTAAAAAACCCGTCTCAAAACTTATATTATCATTAATCAGAAATTATAGCTTAATGCTACCCCAGTACCTGCCGATTCCAGTTTGAAATGTGGCTGAAAAGCTGTTGCCTCTCCGTTTTCCAGCGCCATTGCTCTTTTCGCATGCTTATTGGCTGCCAGTGCGAACGGAATACCGATACCTACGATTCCGGCACCGATCCCAACAGCCGCCCATGCACCGCCATTGTTCTGTTTTACCGTTTGAGTACCGTACGCCGTAGTTACCTTGGTTTTATTTCCGCTTAATGCTGTTCCAAGACCGAAACCCATTACTCCACCGCCTATACCGCCGAAGATGTTTCCTACAGTACTGTTGTTACGGGCTCTCTGGAACGAAGCAGCTGCTTCCGGATTTTTAAAGACTTCTCTAAACTGGGCAATTTTGTACGTCTGTCCGTCCCGTACCAGTTTACTGCCTTCCATCGTCACCTGAGCATTGCTCAGCGTGAACGTGAGCATCATACCTAATAATAAATTTTTCTTCATCCAATTTTATTTTCAAAATTAAAAAGATAATCGATAAAACAGAAAACTTTCAGGATTTTCCCTATGTTTAAATTGGATCCAGATAAGTTTTCAAAAATGGTTATAGTCGTCATTACTGTCTCTAATGAAACTTCTTATATCTTCATTATCTCCATACAGCACAAGAATGTCTCCTTTGTCAAAAGGTGTTTCATTGTTCACAACACCCTGCACTTCATTAACCCTTTTTACTTTTCCGAAAATGCTTTTTTCCGCTAAAATTTTGATGACCGTTACCAGAACCAGGTTGTACTTGGCGCGAAATTCAATCTCGACAGGACTTTTACCGATAAACTGCTCGGGTAACCGGAGCTCAACAATGCTGTATTTTCCACTTAATTCAAATGATTCAACCAAGCCCTTAAGAGAGAGTTTTTTAGCCCATTTTTCAGCAGTTTCTTCTTCGGGATGTACTATAGTGTGAATATCCATCGCTTCCAATATCGTTTCGTGTACGGGATCTATGGCGCGGCTTATGATTCGGTTGGGGTGCAGTTTTTTAATAATAGCGGTTGCCATAATATTTGCACCGGTATTCTCCCCGATTGCGATTACAACTATATCGGTATCCTTGTAAGGGAGTCCACCCATTGTATATTCGTCGGTGGCATCCAGACAGATGGCATGTGAGATTTTCTCTTTTACGGCTTCAACTTTTGTCATTGAACTGTCCACTCCAATAACTTCGTTTCCCAGTTTTGTAAGTTTTTCTGCCAGGGAAAGTCCAAAATTTCCTAATCCGATGATGATGTATTTCATTTAGTTGCCGTTTGTTAATTAATCATTATTTCCTCCTTCGGATAGCGGTAATTAAAATATTTCTCCCTTTTTGCAAGAGCTATGAGCAGAGACAGCATACTCACCCTTCCAATGAACATTACTGTTATAATGATCAATTTGCCTGCCGGCGTAAGTGTGGGTGTTAAATTTAAACTTAGTCCAACTGTGGAATATGCAGAAAACACTTCAAAAGCTAAGCTCATCAGATCTTTATCTTTTTCTGTGAGAACCAGCAGAAAGATGGCAAACCCAATAATTATTAAGGAGAGGGCGATAATAGCAAAGGCACGCTTTACTGAATTATCACTGATCTCCCTCCGGTAAACCTCTGTCCTGCTCTTGCCTCTGGCGAAAGCAATAATGTTGAGAATTGCGATTGCAAAGGCAGTAGTTTTAATACCGCCACCTGTGGATGCGGGCGAGGCTCCGATCCACATCAGTAACATGCAGATCATAATGGTTGGGCCACTTAAACTGACCATGTTAACGGTGTTGAAACCGGCTGTTCGGTTTGATGCTGAGATGAAAAACGCCTCTACAACAGTCCCAAAATAGGTGTGATTTTTCAATGCGCCGTCCTTTTCAAACAGGTAAATCAAGGCCGTTCCTCCGACTAGAAGAACTGCAGTAGTGATCAGAATTATCCTTGTGTTGATATTGATGACCCATGGAGTATATTTGTACCTTTCTCTCGTAATTTTAGCGAAAAGTATATTTTGGATTAGATGATGCATATATTTATACACATTGTATACGATGGGAAATCCAAGTCCACCGAAGATAAACAGGAAAGCGATAGTAAGGTGTAATGAATAATTGTAATCATATCCAGGTTCGCTTAATCCCCCAGTAAGCGTGGAAAATCCAGCATTACAGAACGAAGATATGGAATGAAAAACGGAAAACATGATCCCATTATTCGTGGAGTTACCCAAAAGACTCCTATCAAGCGAAAGATAAATAAGTGCAGCTCCCAGCAGTTCTACAGTTACAGTGATCACCAAAACCCTTTTCAGT belongs to Chryseobacterium sp. and includes:
- a CDS encoding serine hydrolase domain-containing protein — encoded protein: MKKILTGAAAVAAGTIAAVYLFDYGYLFKGIAKTYFRGEKSATIDDLKLFPSNTVASGKPVPWLKDEKYNKKPLPQNLLKSLEESKTVSFLVVKDGKLLHEQYWMGYDENTRSNSFSMAKTVAVMLTGKALEEGKIESLDSKFTDFYDNYKDTQYGRDLTLRHLAAMESGLNWNEDYKNPLAPNARAYYGNSLEQAIHSQGFKQAPGKRFEYQSGSTQLLGFALRKAVNTSVANYLSEKIWKPLGMEQPAEWTTDNSGMEKTFCCIHAVPRDFAKLGLMMLNKGRANGIQVLNEDFVQEMITPTPASAGIYGLGVWINNDNPVKHYFLLGLQGQYVIIVPEHNMVIVRTGSYKDQPKNDRGRPDQVRYVVNETVKLYS
- a CDS encoding glycine--tRNA ligase: MAKQEDVFKKLISHAKEYGFIFPSSEIYDGLSAIYDYGQNGTELKNNIKQYWWKAMVQMNENIVGIDSAIFMHPTIWKASGHVDAFNDPLIDNKDSKKRFRADVLLEDYCAKLEEKAQKEIDKAAKRFGDAFDKNEFETTNGRVLEYREKQKTILSRMAKSLENEDLADVKALIEELEIADPDTGSKNWTDVRQFNLMFGTKLGASADSATDLYLRPETAQGIFVNFLNVQKTSRHKLPFGIAQIGKAFRNEIVARQFIFRMREFEQMEMQFFVPPGTELGFYEEWKQKRLNWHLALGLGADNYKFHDHEKLAHYANAAADIEFKFPFGFKELEGIHSRTDFDLKAHEQHSGRKLQYFDSERNENYIPYVVETSVGLDRLFLAVFSNSLKEEVLEDGSERTVLSLPPALAPVKAAILPLMKKDGLGEYGEKIFNDLKFDFNMIYEDKDSIGKRYRRQDAIGTPFCITIDHDTLTDHTVTLRDRDTMQQERVPVADLRRIIDEKTNFRNLLSKI
- a CDS encoding potassium channel family protein gives rise to the protein MKYIIIGLGNFGLSLAEKLTKLGNEVIGVDSSMTKVEAVKEKISHAICLDATDEYTMGGLPYKDTDIVVIAIGENTGANIMATAIIKKLHPNRIISRAIDPVHETILEAMDIHTIVHPEEETAEKWAKKLSLKGLVESFELSGKYSIVELRLPEQFIGKSPVEIEFRAKYNLVLVTVIKILAEKSIFGKVKRVNEVQGVVNNETPFDKGDILVLYGDNEDIRSFIRDSNDDYNHF
- a CDS encoding TrkH family potassium uptake protein is translated as MWNNRLNTFSFYTSFLAFGLMIIEAGFYKELLYRSQVIYFYDLSFLLTIFNIFYYNIYKKSRATRKLWPLEIIIILLVILYYAARLEYNFLDSRNLRFVNQRLLYLLIVLCFIRDFSSLHINFKRTFINPAQLFISSFIGIIFLGTAMLLMPNATTKEISVLDALFTSTSAVCVTGLVTLDTAKDFTVFGKIIILALIQTGGLGIMTFASYFSYFFRGGSSFENQISLSEMTSSDKLGDVFNTLKRVLVITVTVELLGAALIYLSLDRSLLGNSTNNGIMFSVFHSISSFCNAGFSTLTGGLSEPGYDYNYSLHLTIAFLFIFGGLGFPIVYNVYKYMHHLIQNILFAKITRERYKYTPWVININTRIILITTAVLLVGGTALIYLFEKDGALKNHTYFGTVVEAFFISASNRTAGFNTVNMVSLSGPTIMICMLLMWIGASPASTGGGIKTTAFAIAILNIIAFARGKSRTEVYRREISDNSVKRAFAIIALSLIIIGFAIFLLVLTEKDKDLMSLAFEVFSAYSTVGLSLNLTPTLTPAGKLIIITVMFIGRVSMLSLLIALAKREKYFNYRYPKEEIMIN